The following coding sequences are from one Seonamhaeicola sp. ML3 window:
- the pheS gene encoding phenylalanine--tRNA ligase subunit alpha translates to MIDKLKELIAEAEAFSAQTKDEVEAFRIKYLGKKGLLNDYFAEFKNVANEQKREFGQTINQLKKTAEDKVKALRDELESKEEVKGIYGDLSRPGEPIQIGARHPISLVKNQIIDIFSRIGFNVSEGPEIEDDWHNFTALNLPEYHPARDMQDTFFIQTDPDILLRTHTSSVQVRYMENNKPPIRTISPGRVYRNEAISARSHCFFHQVEGLYIDKDVSFADLKQTLQYFTTEMFGKSEIRLRPSYFPFTEPSAEVDVYWGLKTETDYRITKGTGWLEIMGCGMVDPNVLENCGIDSKEYSGFAFGMGIDRIAMLLHQIGDIRLLSENDVRFLEQFKSAL, encoded by the coding sequence ATGATTGATAAATTAAAAGAACTCATAGCCGAAGCCGAAGCATTTTCTGCACAAACGAAAGATGAAGTAGAAGCCTTCCGTATTAAATACCTTGGTAAAAAAGGGCTATTAAACGACTACTTTGCCGAGTTTAAAAATGTAGCAAACGAGCAAAAGCGTGAGTTTGGACAAACTATTAATCAGTTAAAGAAAACAGCCGAAGACAAAGTAAAAGCCTTAAGAGATGAGCTTGAAAGCAAGGAAGAAGTTAAAGGTATTTACGGCGATTTATCGCGCCCTGGTGAGCCTATTCAAATAGGTGCACGCCACCCTATTTCTTTAGTAAAAAATCAGATTATTGATATTTTTTCGCGTATTGGTTTTAATGTAAGCGAAGGGCCAGAAATTGAAGACGACTGGCACAACTTTACCGCATTAAACTTGCCAGAATACCATCCGGCTCGCGATATGCAAGACACCTTTTTTATTCAAACAGATCCAGATATTCTACTAAGAACACACACCAGTTCTGTTCAGGTGCGTTATATGGAAAACAATAAGCCGCCTATTAGAACGATTTCTCCCGGAAGAGTGTATAGAAACGAGGCCATATCGGCACGTTCGCACTGCTTTTTCCATCAGGTGGAAGGACTTTATATTGACAAGGATGTTAGTTTTGCCGACTTAAAACAAACCCTTCAGTATTTTACGACTGAAATGTTTGGAAAATCTGAGATACGTTTACGCCCATCGTACTTCCCGTTTACAGAGCCTAGCGCCGAAGTTGATGTGTATTGGGGCCTAAAAACAGAAACCGATTACCGTATTACCAAAGGTACCGGTTGGTTAGAGATTATGGGCTGTGGTATGGTAGACCCTAATGTTTTAGAAAACTGTGGTATCGATTCTAAGGAATACTCTGGTTTTGCCTTCGGGATGGGCATAGACCGTATTGCCATGCTACTACACCAAATTGGAGATATTCGCTTATTGAGTGAAAACGACGTACGCTTTTTAGAGCAGTTTAAGAGCGCTTTGTAA
- a CDS encoding polyprenyl synthetase family protein, translating into MLSIEKYQEAFLSFLNAYTKSSVAKEPKGLYEPIAYILNLGGKRLRPVLTLMTADIFGGHHKEALPAAASVEVFHNFTLVHDDIMDDAPLRRGHTTVHEKWDINTGILSGDTMLILTYQLLEDYEPGVYKALSKLLSKTAIEVCEGQQYDVDFENRNDVTIPEYLKMIEYKTSVLVAAAMKMGAIIAGASEQDQDYIYEFGRHLGIAFQLQDDYLDAFGNPETFGKQVGGDIIENKKTYLYLKALEFASENERSRLVKLFNSETDKTDEKVFVVKELFKTTGASEATKQAVEDYTKKAFAALEHLNISKDKKQLLIDFGNGLMRRSV; encoded by the coding sequence ATGCTATCTATAGAAAAATACCAAGAAGCGTTTTTGTCTTTCTTGAACGCGTACACCAAATCTTCTGTTGCCAAAGAACCCAAAGGATTATACGAACCCATAGCCTATATTTTAAATCTAGGAGGTAAGCGGCTACGTCCTGTTTTAACTTTAATGACCGCCGATATTTTTGGCGGACATCATAAAGAGGCCCTTCCCGCTGCAGCTAGTGTGGAAGTCTTTCATAATTTCACACTTGTGCATGACGATATTATGGATGATGCCCCGCTTCGCCGAGGTCATACCACTGTGCATGAAAAATGGGATATAAATACGGGAATTTTATCGGGTGATACCATGCTTATCCTTACGTATCAGTTATTAGAGGATTACGAGCCTGGTGTTTATAAGGCATTAAGCAAATTGTTAAGTAAAACGGCTATCGAGGTATGTGAAGGGCAACAATACGATGTCGATTTCGAGAACAGAAACGATGTTACCATCCCCGAGTATCTTAAAATGATTGAATACAAAACATCTGTTTTAGTGGCGGCCGCAATGAAAATGGGAGCCATTATTGCTGGTGCTTCAGAGCAAGACCAAGATTACATTTATGAATTTGGAAGACATTTAGGTATTGCGTTTCAATTGCAAGATGATTATCTGGATGCTTTTGGTAATCCCGAAACCTTTGGTAAACAAGTTGGGGGTGATATTATTGAAAACAAAAAAACCTATCTATATCTCAAGGCTCTAGAGTTTGCATCTGAAAATGAACGCTCAAGGCTCGTTAAACTATTTAATTCTGAAACAGATAAGACAGATGAAAAAGTTTTTGTAGTTAAAGAGCTTTTTAAGACTACAGGAGCCAGTGAAGCCACTAAACAAGCGGTTGAGGATTATACCAAAAAAGCATTTGCTGCTTTAGAACATTTGAATATTTCTAAAGACAAAAAACAGTTACTCATAGATTTTGGGAACGGATTAATGCGTAGAAGTGTATAA
- a CDS encoding efflux RND transporter permease subunit, which translates to MSKKKKNNKKVDKEFGLSSWAIGNKTTMYVLIAVILILGAGAYFGMPRENFPEIKETKIYISSVYPGNTAEDIEKLITDPIEDRLKTVSNVVEITSTSQEDYSIVVVEFDEDISVEAAKQKVKDEVDSETASEDWPTFNGAKVEPNVFDLSMSEEMPILNINISGDYPVEKLKEYGEYLEEEIEGLLEIKQVDIRGAQDKEVEVAVDIYKMMAAKVSFDDIIGTISRENMTMSAGNLIASGQRRTIRIIGEIEDPKELESFVVKSEHNNPIYLKDIAKVSFREEDRTTYAREFGHPVVMLDVKKRAGKNMVAAAEQIQEIVKTAIAEVFPPDLEVSISNDQSSKTIGQVDDLVNNIIFGILLVVTVLMFFLGFKNALFVGFAIPMSMFMSLMILSFMGFTMNTMILFGLIMGLGMLVDNGIVLVENVYRLMSEEGLSRIEAAKKGIGEIAFPIIISTATTVAAFIPLGMWPGVMGEFMIYFPKTLGVVLGSSLFVAIFFNSVLVSRYMTIEDKEMPLKNIIQLSLIIGGIGLLILLFGGSARGLGTVMIFTVILLWLYRIALRNWANGFQNKVLPKWEAFYEKVLRGAFKGRWPIAITVGTFALLIIAFMGFGMSIESQRTKVEFFPDNTPNQIIVYIEYPEGTDITKTNAITKDIEKQVYEIIKSSEYMDGNFNFLTESAVSQVGEGAGNPQTDGGSQAEMPHRSKITATMREYKFRKGADSNELLKKVQEELKDIYPGVAISVEKDPIGPPVGYPINIELEGDDYSELIATAEKMRNFINSKNIQGIDELKIDVNKSKPSMQVVVDRKKAGELGVNAGQVGQQLRNSIFGAKAGIYKEDGEDYDIYVRFNEENRYNTSALFNQKITFRDMATGQIKEIPVSAVTKQSNASGYNAIKHRDVKRVVTLYSALAPGFTDAAAIVSQIQAEMDNFTEQPETVKVDYTGQIEEQAKQMSFLMGAFFAGLGLIFFLLIFQFNSVSKPAIIMLAIFLSLIGVFGGLIITGKPFVIMMTMMGIISLAGIVVNNGVVLLDYTQLLIDRRKHKLDLEDNQYLDTEDLIEAIVKGGKARLRPVLLTAITTILGLIPLATGLNINFFTLFSDFNPNIYVGGDNVIFWGPLAWTVIYGLFIATFLTLIVVPILFYLVTKIKMRLFKNRAVQTTAVVEQAEFNIEGA; encoded by the coding sequence ATGAGCAAAAAGAAAAAAAACAATAAAAAGGTAGATAAGGAATTTGGCTTATCATCATGGGCTATTGGTAACAAAACCACCATGTATGTTTTAATTGCCGTAATTCTTATTCTAGGTGCTGGCGCATATTTTGGTATGCCTAGAGAAAACTTTCCGGAAATAAAGGAAACTAAAATCTATATTAGTTCTGTTTATCCCGGGAATACTGCCGAAGATATAGAAAAACTAATCACAGACCCAATCGAAGACCGGCTTAAAACGGTGAGCAACGTTGTAGAAATAACCTCAACATCTCAAGAAGATTACTCTATAGTTGTCGTTGAATTCGATGAAGATATTTCGGTAGAAGCGGCCAAACAAAAAGTAAAAGACGAAGTTGACTCTGAAACAGCAAGCGAAGACTGGCCAACGTTTAATGGCGCAAAGGTAGAACCAAATGTTTTCGACCTTAGTATGTCTGAAGAAATGCCTATTCTTAACATTAACATCTCTGGTGATTATCCCGTAGAAAAGCTGAAAGAATACGGTGAATATCTTGAGGAAGAAATTGAAGGGTTGCTTGAAATCAAACAAGTTGATATTCGTGGCGCTCAAGACAAAGAGGTTGAAGTCGCTGTAGATATCTACAAAATGATGGCGGCTAAAGTAAGTTTCGATGATATCATAGGTACGATAAGCCGTGAGAATATGACCATGTCTGCCGGCAACTTAATTGCGAGTGGCCAACGCAGAACAATTAGGATTATTGGCGAAATAGAAGACCCTAAAGAACTTGAGAGTTTTGTTGTAAAATCAGAACACAATAACCCTATTTACCTAAAAGACATTGCCAAAGTCTCTTTTAGAGAAGAAGACCGAACCACTTACGCCAGAGAATTTGGTCATCCTGTGGTTATGTTAGATGTTAAAAAACGTGCCGGTAAAAACATGGTTGCCGCCGCAGAACAAATTCAGGAGATTGTTAAAACAGCTATTGCAGAGGTTTTTCCTCCAGATTTAGAAGTTTCCATCTCTAACGATCAATCGTCTAAAACCATTGGTCAAGTTGATGATTTGGTAAACAATATCATATTTGGAATCTTACTTGTGGTTACTGTACTTATGTTCTTCCTTGGGTTCAAAAATGCCCTTTTCGTTGGTTTTGCAATTCCTATGTCGATGTTCATGTCACTTATGATCTTAAGTTTTATGGGCTTCACCATGAATACCATGATTCTTTTTGGACTGATTATGGGACTTGGAATGCTTGTAGATAATGGTATTGTTTTGGTTGAAAACGTTTATCGTCTCATGAGTGAGGAAGGCCTATCTAGAATCGAGGCCGCCAAAAAAGGGATTGGCGAAATTGCCTTTCCCATCATAATTTCTACCGCTACCACTGTGGCTGCTTTTATTCCTTTGGGAATGTGGCCTGGGGTTATGGGTGAATTCATGATTTATTTCCCAAAAACATTAGGTGTGGTACTTGGCTCGTCATTATTCGTTGCTATTTTCTTCAATTCGGTTTTGGTATCTCGCTACATGACAATCGAAGACAAAGAAATGCCGCTTAAGAACATCATCCAATTATCGCTTATTATTGGAGGTATAGGTTTGTTAATACTCCTTTTTGGAGGTAGCGCAAGAGGTTTGGGTACGGTTATGATTTTTACTGTTATTCTACTATGGCTGTACCGAATTGCCCTAAGAAATTGGGCTAACGGATTCCAGAATAAAGTCCTTCCAAAATGGGAAGCCTTTTATGAAAAAGTGTTACGTGGTGCCTTTAAAGGCCGATGGCCAATTGCAATTACGGTTGGTACTTTCGCTTTGTTAATCATTGCCTTTATGGGCTTCGGAATGTCCATTGAAAGCCAGCGCACCAAAGTGGAATTTTTTCCAGACAATACACCTAACCAGATTATAGTATACATAGAATACCCCGAGGGTACAGATATTACTAAAACAAATGCCATTACCAAGGACATTGAAAAGCAGGTTTATGAAATTATAAAGAGTTCGGAATATATGGACGGTAATTTTAATTTCTTAACCGAGAGTGCCGTATCTCAAGTTGGTGAAGGTGCTGGAAATCCGCAAACAGATGGTGGTTCGCAAGCTGAAATGCCTCATCGCAGTAAAATTACGGCTACTATGCGCGAGTACAAATTCCGAAAAGGTGCCGATAGTAATGAACTCCTTAAAAAAGTACAGGAAGAACTAAAAGACATTTATCCCGGTGTAGCGATTTCGGTCGAAAAAGACCCTATTGGTCCGCCTGTTGGATACCCCATAAATATAGAACTGGAAGGTGATGATTATTCCGAATTAATTGCAACCGCAGAGAAAATGCGAAACTTTATTAATTCCAAGAATATTCAAGGTATCGACGAATTAAAAATCGATGTAAACAAGTCTAAACCTTCCATGCAAGTTGTGGTAGACCGCAAAAAAGCAGGGGAACTGGGCGTTAATGCCGGACAAGTAGGACAGCAATTACGAAACTCTATTTTTGGAGCTAAAGCGGGTATCTATAAAGAAGATGGTGAAGACTACGATATTTATGTGCGTTTTAATGAAGAAAACAGATATAATACCAGTGCGCTTTTCAACCAAAAAATTACGTTCAGGGATATGGCTACAGGGCAAATAAAGGAGATTCCTGTTTCTGCCGTAACCAAACAAAGCAATGCCTCTGGATATAATGCTATAAAGCATAGAGATGTTAAACGTGTGGTAACCTTATACTCTGCACTGGCTCCAGGGTTTACAGATGCAGCGGCCATTGTTTCACAAATTCAGGCAGAAATGGATAATTTCACCGAGCAACCCGAAACTGTTAAAGTAGATTATACAGGGCAAATTGAAGAACAAGCAAAACAAATGAGTTTCTTAATGGGTGCGTTTTTCGCTGGCTTAGGTTTAATTTTCTTCCTATTGATTTTCCAATTTAACTCAGTATCAAAACCCGCTATTATTATGCTCGCTATTTTCTTAAGCTTAATTGGTGTGTTTGGAGGATTGATCATTACCGGAAAACCATTCGTTATCATGATGACCATGATGGGAATCATCTCACTTGCAGGAATTGTTGTAAATAACGGTGTGGTACTTTTAGATTACACCCAACTATTAATTGATAGACGAAAACACAAACTGGATTTAGAGGACAATCAATATCTAGATACAGAAGATTTAATTGAAGCTATTGTTAAAGGTGGTAAAGCACGTTTACGTCCGGTTTTATTAACGGCCATAACCACAATTTTAGGGTTAATTCCGTTAGCAACAGGATTGAATATAAACTTCTTTACACTATTTAGCGACTTTAATCCTAACATTTATGTTGGTGGAGATAATGTTATTTTCTGGGGGCCTCTGGCTTGGACCGTAATATACGGCTTATTCATTGCTACCTTCCTAACATTAATAGTTGTTCCCATATTATTCTATTTGGTGACTAAAATTAAAATGCGTTTGTTTAAAAATAGAGCTGTACAAACAACAGCTGTAGTTGAGCAAGCCGAATTTAATATAGAAGGCGCTTAA
- a CDS encoding cytochrome c: MRTIYAVLLLCFVLFNCDNKSKKEEKGFTYENETTSTESEKSKQETSTPESIAVDMSNKGIGPIQTMDISKKIDKKLAKNGKETFYKLCTACHRPDKRFIGPAVAGILDRRSPEWVMNMILNPVEMIQKDPIAKALMVEYNGAPMPNQGLSEDDARAILEYFRTLKQ, encoded by the coding sequence ATGAGAACTATCTACGCAGTATTATTACTTTGTTTTGTCCTTTTTAACTGTGATAACAAATCGAAAAAAGAGGAAAAAGGGTTTACCTACGAAAACGAAACGACCTCTACAGAATCTGAGAAATCTAAACAAGAGACAAGCACTCCTGAATCCATAGCAGTCGATATGTCTAATAAAGGCATTGGCCCAATACAGACGATGGATATCTCTAAAAAAATTGATAAAAAATTGGCTAAAAACGGGAAAGAGACATTTTATAAACTCTGTACGGCTTGCCATAGACCTGATAAGAGGTTCATAGGCCCAGCTGTAGCTGGAATTTTAGACAGACGTTCTCCTGAATGGGTTATGAATATGATTTTAAACCCTGTTGAAATGATTCAAAAAGACCCCATAGCAAAAGCTTTAATGGTCGAGTATAATGGCGCACCGATGCCCAATCAAGGACTCTCTGAAGACGATGCAAGAGCTATCTTAGAGTATTTTAGAACCCTAAAACAGTAA
- a CDS encoding DUF4844 domain-containing protein → MKTPENANEQFAEFIAKKKFVAQPYPNYYPGITDEKLRPIFTKKINQIASDFKTVAESENATDKDYQKQIRIGLSRFRENDLELDTEDREMVCVYIEQLMDIVGLESSNGQLNKFMYGFDPMEMKKKE, encoded by the coding sequence ATGAAAACACCTGAAAATGCTAATGAGCAATTTGCGGAATTCATTGCAAAGAAAAAATTTGTTGCTCAACCCTATCCGAATTATTACCCAGGAATTACAGACGAAAAATTGCGACCAATTTTTACAAAGAAAATTAATCAAATTGCATCTGACTTTAAAACCGTTGCGGAATCTGAAAATGCGACTGACAAAGATTATCAAAAACAGATTAGAATTGGACTTTCAAGATTTAGAGAAAACGATCTGGAATTAGACACAGAAGATCGAGAAATGGTTTGTGTTTATATTGAGCAATTGATGGATATAGTTGGATTGGAAAGCTCGAACGGACAGTTGAATAAATTTATGTACGGATTTGACCCAATGGAAATGAAAAAAAAGGAATAA
- a CDS encoding efflux RND transporter periplasmic adaptor subunit: protein MKKIYSLFIVATLLVSCGGDKNVSVEDLITSGDLKEIRAKKAALDEEQKTLSANIKLLEDKIKELDPQQKIPLVTTFKTNEEVFTHFVELQGNVTTKQNVVINAEFGGVLTQVYVKEGQRVSKGQLLAKIDDGGLSQQLTQIEIQRDLAKTTFERQERLWNQKIGSELQYLQAKASYEAKLQAAKQLKQQIAKTKVTAPFTGTIDDIISDPGTVVAPGQSPIFRIVNLKDMYIETDVPESYISSITKGKEVIVDFPILGKEIDTKIRQAGNFINPANRTFKIQVPIDNTTGLIKPNLTAKLKINDYTSEKAILIPLSIISENAKGEQYVYTIIDKANSKGKVKRVIITPGKTQGDDIEILSGLTSNMEVINDGARTVKDGQEVKVKAMNQG from the coding sequence ATGAAAAAAATATATTCACTATTTATCGTTGCTACTTTACTAGTTTCTTGTGGAGGCGATAAAAACGTTTCAGTTGAAGACCTGATAACTTCAGGAGATTTAAAAGAAATAAGAGCTAAGAAAGCCGCTTTAGACGAAGAACAAAAAACGCTTAGCGCTAATATTAAACTTTTAGAAGATAAAATAAAAGAACTGGACCCTCAGCAAAAAATACCTTTAGTGACCACTTTTAAAACTAACGAAGAAGTATTTACACACTTTGTGGAACTTCAAGGGAATGTAACCACCAAACAAAATGTAGTAATTAATGCTGAATTTGGAGGTGTACTAACCCAAGTTTACGTAAAAGAAGGACAGCGTGTTTCCAAAGGACAATTGTTAGCCAAAATTGATGATGGCGGACTAAGCCAACAGCTCACTCAAATAGAAATCCAAAGAGATTTAGCCAAAACAACTTTTGAACGCCAAGAAAGACTATGGAACCAAAAAATAGGTAGCGAACTACAATATTTACAAGCTAAAGCTAGCTACGAAGCTAAGCTACAAGCTGCAAAACAACTAAAACAGCAAATTGCCAAAACAAAAGTAACGGCCCCATTTACGGGTACAATCGATGATATCATTTCAGACCCAGGTACAGTAGTTGCTCCAGGGCAATCACCAATTTTTAGAATTGTTAATCTTAAAGATATGTATATCGAAACCGATGTTCCAGAAAGTTATATTTCTAGCATAACCAAAGGAAAAGAGGTTATCGTAGATTTCCCTATCCTCGGAAAAGAGATAGACACAAAAATACGTCAAGCAGGAAACTTTATAAATCCAGCAAACAGGACGTTTAAGATTCAAGTGCCTATAGATAATACAACAGGGTTAATCAAGCCAAACCTTACTGCAAAACTTAAAATAAACGATTATACCAGTGAAAAAGCCATACTTATTCCTTTAAGTATTATTTCAGAAAATGCAAAGGGCGAGCAGTATGTATATACTATTATCGACAAAGCCAATAGTAAAGGTAAGGTTAAGCGCGTTATTATAACTCCTGGTAAAACCCAAGGTGACGATATAGAAATTTTATCTGGACTTACTAGCAATATGGAAGTAATTAATGATGGTGCAAGGACTGTAAAAGACGGACAAGAGGTAAAGGTTAAAGCCATGAATCAGGGATAA
- a CDS encoding TolC family protein — protein MKNKLILTLSLFCTLFVFSQESTHSFTLEKAVDYALEHNRNAKNASLDIQAAEKQKWEATATGLPQISASIDYQNFLKQPVSVIPAEFFGGNPGEFAEVIFGTQQNVNAFAKIDQKIFDGSYLVGLQSAKVFLEISKNAKEKTDLEVRKAVINAYGNVLLAEESIKILERNIKLLKENLDETTKIYKNGLEEEESVEQLQITLSSVESNLNNTSRLKSLAYQMLNITLGLDINSNTILMDNLESLTSQHINLSLLSTEDNIENSVDYRIAKNDEKSKELLLKLEKSKALPTLNAFLNGGYSSFSNEFNFTDSNQPWFGSSLLGINMRVPIFSSLGRSAATQRAKINLEKAKQDLSEVEQKLKLQIASAKSNYQFAIEDYENKKSNLNLAERIESKNQTKFFEGIASSFELRQAQNQLYSSQQEYLQSMLDVINKKAELETVLNTVNNN, from the coding sequence ATGAAAAACAAACTAATTTTAACACTTAGTTTATTTTGCACACTCTTTGTCTTTTCTCAGGAAAGTACCCATAGTTTTACTCTAGAAAAAGCTGTTGACTATGCCTTAGAGCATAATAGAAATGCTAAAAATGCTTCTTTAGATATACAAGCTGCAGAGAAGCAAAAATGGGAAGCCACAGCAACCGGACTACCGCAAATAAGTGCAAGTATAGACTATCAAAACTTTTTAAAGCAACCGGTTTCTGTTATTCCTGCCGAATTTTTTGGTGGAAACCCCGGAGAGTTCGCTGAAGTCATATTTGGTACCCAACAAAACGTTAATGCCTTTGCTAAAATTGACCAGAAAATTTTTGACGGTTCTTACCTAGTTGGGCTTCAATCGGCCAAAGTGTTTTTAGAGATTTCTAAAAATGCCAAAGAAAAAACAGATTTAGAAGTCCGTAAAGCAGTAATAAACGCTTACGGAAATGTTCTTCTTGCCGAGGAAAGCATCAAGATTTTAGAACGCAATATTAAACTTCTTAAGGAAAACCTAGATGAAACTACCAAGATTTACAAAAACGGTTTGGAAGAAGAAGAAAGTGTAGAACAACTACAAATTACACTCTCTAGTGTTGAGAGTAATTTAAACAACACTTCTCGATTAAAGTCTTTAGCTTACCAAATGCTCAACATCACGTTAGGCCTTGATATTAATTCCAATACCATTTTAATGGATAACTTGGAAAGTTTAACGTCGCAACACATTAACTTATCTTTATTAAGCACCGAGGATAATATTGAAAACAGCGTAGACTATAGAATCGCCAAAAACGATGAAAAATCGAAAGAACTCCTCCTTAAATTAGAGAAGAGTAAAGCCTTACCTACGCTAAATGCTTTCTTAAACGGTGGTTATTCTTCTTTTAGTAATGAGTTCAATTTTACAGATAGCAATCAGCCTTGGTTTGGATCCTCGCTTTTGGGAATTAACATGCGCGTACCCATATTTAGTAGTTTAGGCAGAAGTGCCGCAACTCAGCGTGCTAAAATAAACCTTGAAAAAGCCAAACAAGATTTATCTGAAGTTGAGCAAAAACTAAAACTTCAAATTGCATCTGCAAAAAGTAACTATCAATTTGCAATCGAAGATTACGAAAACAAAAAAAGCAACTTAAACCTTGCCGAGCGTATAGAATCTAAAAACCAAACTAAGTTTTTTGAAGGCATAGCGTCAAGTTTTGAGTTAAGACAAGCACAAAATCAGCTCTACAGCTCACAGCAAGAATACTTGCAATCTATGCTCGATGTTATCAATAAAAAAGCAGAATTAGAAACTGTACTAAACACCGTTAATAATAACTAA
- a CDS encoding Rrf2 family transcriptional regulator, whose protein sequence is MFSNSSKYAVKAVLYLAANSTSEYKVMVKDIAEPINVPQAYIAKLLQQLVHADIVSSARGPKGGFYLNSNNLEASIMDIIVTIDGDDKLLSCMLSLENCNKNKPCPLHHILSASKNTVLKNLNNLKIKDAADQIITGKSFLPL, encoded by the coding sequence ATGTTTTCAAATTCTTCAAAATACGCGGTTAAAGCTGTTTTGTACTTGGCAGCTAATTCCACTAGCGAGTACAAGGTGATGGTAAAGGATATTGCTGAGCCAATAAATGTTCCTCAAGCCTATATTGCAAAACTGTTACAGCAATTGGTACATGCCGATATAGTGTCTTCAGCCAGGGGGCCAAAAGGTGGTTTTTATTTAAATAGTAATAACCTAGAAGCATCGATTATGGACATTATAGTGACGATTGATGGCGATGACAAACTGTTGTCATGTATGTTGAGTCTGGAGAACTGTAATAAAAATAAACCTTGCCCACTGCATCATATTTTAAGCGCATCGAAAAACACAGTACTTAAAAATTTAAATAATTTGAAAATTAAGGATGCCGCAGATCAAATCATAACAGGAAAATCCTTTCTGCCACTTTAG
- a CDS encoding TetR/AcrR family transcriptional regulator, whose translation MREKIIHKAADLFLNFGFKSVTMDDIANEMAISKKTIYVHFANKTKLVEAVTFSIFENVCEGIDGICNTSENPIQELYDIKMFVLHYLKNEKSSPQFQLKKYYPQIHTQLTLKQFDKMYGSVKDSLQNGIDTGLFRQAIDVDFIARMYFNGMTGIKDQTIFPLDRFDMEYLIESYLEYHLRAIVTDKGLEILNTFTKENQS comes from the coding sequence ATGAGAGAAAAGATAATACACAAGGCAGCCGATTTATTTTTAAATTTTGGATTTAAAAGTGTTACCATGGATGATATTGCCAACGAAATGGCCATATCCAAAAAAACCATATACGTACACTTTGCCAACAAAACAAAACTAGTCGAGGCCGTAACTTTTTCAATTTTTGAAAATGTGTGCGAGGGAATTGATGGTATTTGTAATACTTCAGAAAACCCTATACAGGAGCTTTACGATATAAAAATGTTTGTGTTACATTATTTAAAGAACGAGAAAAGCTCACCCCAGTTTCAATTAAAAAAGTATTATCCGCAAATACATACTCAACTTACATTAAAGCAATTCGATAAAATGTATGGCTCGGTTAAAGACAGCCTGCAAAATGGTATAGATACAGGCTTGTTTAGACAGGCTATTGATGTGGACTTTATTGCTAGGATGTATTTTAACGGAATGACCGGTATTAAAGACCAAACTATTTTCCCTTTAGACAGATTTGACATGGAATACCTAATCGAAAGTTATTTGGAATATCATTTAAGAGCCATTGTTACCGATAAGGGACTGGAAATACTAAATACGTTTACTAAAGAAAATCAATCATAA
- the ric gene encoding iron-sulfur cluster repair di-iron protein translates to MNTIENKTVADIVSQNIKTAHIFKKYGIDFCCGGGITIQKACEKKDLDYNLLAKELLEVDTPSKAYDYNSWELDFLIDHIINIHHSYVEESIPLILGYSNRVAKVHGHHYTEVVEINKLFTEVANELAAHLKKEELILFPHIKKLLKLKTQNAAVETPPFKTVNNPIQMMEEEHETAGDIFKTIAELTNNYTPPEGACNTFKALYAKLEEFEQDLHQHIHLENNILHRKAKALELSFN, encoded by the coding sequence ATGAATACAATAGAAAACAAAACCGTAGCCGATATCGTTTCTCAAAATATAAAAACAGCACATATCTTTAAAAAATATGGTATCGACTTTTGTTGTGGTGGCGGCATAACCATACAAAAGGCATGTGAGAAAAAAGACTTAGACTACAATCTTTTAGCTAAAGAACTTTTAGAAGTTGACACGCCCTCTAAAGCATACGACTATAACTCTTGGGAATTAGATTTTTTAATTGATCATATTATTAATATCCACCATAGTTATGTAGAAGAATCCATTCCTTTAATTTTGGGGTATTCTAATAGAGTTGCTAAAGTGCATGGTCATCATTACACCGAGGTCGTTGAAATAAATAAACTATTTACCGAAGTTGCAAATGAATTAGCTGCGCATCTAAAAAAAGAGGAATTGATATTATTTCCACACATAAAAAAGCTGTTAAAACTAAAAACACAAAACGCCGCTGTAGAGACACCTCCATTTAAAACAGTAAACAACCCAATACAAATGATGGAGGAAGAACATGAAACTGCAGGCGATATTTTTAAAACCATAGCAGAACTAACCAACAACTATACCCCACCAGAAGGTGCTTGCAATACTTTTAAAGCGCTCTATGCCAAACTTGAGGAGTTTGAACAGGATTTGCATCAGCATATTCATTTAGAAAACAATATTCTGCACAGAAAAGCAAAAGCTCTAGAATTAAGCTTTAATTAA